CCGGCCGGCCGGACGGTGGTCCAGTTCCGCTTCCGTAACGTGCCGGCCGACGTGCGTGACTGGTGGCTCGTCATCCACACCGGCGAGGCTGACGTCTGCGACGTGGACCCGGGCCACGCCGTCACGGTGACGGTGCACGCCGACCTGCGCGCCCTGGTACGGGTCTGGCTGGGCGACCTGAGCTGGCCGGACGCGCTGCGCGGCGGCGCGGTGGAGGTGACCGGCCCGGAGGCGCTGCGCCGGGCGCTGCCCCGGTGGTTCACCCTCTCCGACTTCGCCGCCGTACCGAGGCCGACGGCGACGGCCTGACCCGGAACGACGCGTGCGGCCGCCCCGGTGGGGGACGGCCGCACGTCGTGGCGGATCCGGGGTCAGTGCACGGTAACCGTGGCGCCCGGCACTAGGTCGCGCAGCTCCTCGGGGATCTCGGCGCCCATCTCGTCGGCCAGCCGGAGCGCCTCCTCGATCAGCGTCTCCACGATCTGGCCCTCCGGGACGGTCTTGATGACCTGGCCCTTGACGAAGATCTGGCCCTTGCCGTTGCCGGAGGCCACGCCGAGGTCGGCCTCGCGGGCCTCGCCCGGGCCGTTCACCACGCAGCCCATGACCGCCACGCGCAGCGGCACCGGCAGCCCCTCCAGGCCCGCGGTGACCTCCTCGGCCAGCTTGTAGACGTCGACCTGGGCGCGACCGCAGGACGGGCAGGAGACGATCTCCAGGCCCCGCTCGCGCAGGCCCAGCGACTCCAGGATGGCGGCGCCGACCTTGATCTCCTCCACCGGCGGGGCGGAGAGCGAGACCCGGATGGTGTCGCCGATCCCCTCGGCCAGCAGCGCGCCGAACGCCACCGCCGACTTGATGGTGCCCTGGAACGCCGGCCCGGCCTCGGTGACGCCCAGGTGCAGCGGGTAGTCGCACTTCTCGGCGAGCTGCCGGTAGGCCCGGATCATCACCACCGGGTCGTTGTGCTTCACCGAGATCTTGATGTCCCGGAAGCCGTGCTCCTCGAAGAGCGAGCACTCCCAGAGCGCCGACTCGACCAGCGCCTCGGCGGTGGCCTT
This sequence is a window from Micromonospora sp. NBRC 110009. Protein-coding genes within it:
- the ispG gene encoding flavodoxin-dependent (E)-4-hydroxy-3-methylbut-2-enyl-diphosphate synthase, with amino-acid sequence MTAVSLGMPPVPPPPLAPRRASRQIMVGSVPVGGGAPVSVQSMTTTLTADVNATLQQIAELTASGCQIVRVAVPSQDDVEALPAIAKKSQIPVIADIHFQPKYVFAAIDAGCAAVRVNPGNIRQFDDKVKEIAKAAGDAGVPIRIGVNAGSLDKRLLAKYGKATAEALVESALWECSLFEEHGFRDIKISVKHNDPVVMIRAYRQLAEKCDYPLHLGVTEAGPAFQGTIKSAVAFGALLAEGIGDTIRVSLSAPPVEEIKVGAAILESLGLRERGLEIVSCPSCGRAQVDVYKLAEEVTAGLEGLPVPLRVAVMGCVVNGPGEAREADLGVASGNGKGQIFVKGQVIKTVPEGQIVETLIEEALRLADEMGAEIPEELRDLVPGATVTVH